In one Nocardioides sp. NBC_00368 genomic region, the following are encoded:
- the leuC gene encoding 3-isopropylmalate dehydratase large subunit, which produces MGRTLSEKVWDEHVVRSTAGEPDLLYIDLHLIHEVTSPQAFDGLRLSNRKVRRPDLTIATEDHNVPTVDWDKPIADPVSRTQVETLRRNAEEFGVRLHPLGDAEQGIVHVVGPQLGLTQPGMTIVCGDSHTSTHGAFGAIAFGIGTSEVEHVLATQTLMQDKPKTMAVTVNGTLPEGVSAKDLILTLISKTGTGGGQGYIVEYRGEAIRELSMEARMTICNMSIEWGAKAGMIAPDETTFAYIKDKPEAPKGAEWDQAVAHWKSLVTDEDAVFDKEIVLDAAEVTPFVTWGTNPGQGVPLGAAVPSPDDFEDADEKIAAEKALAYMGLEAGTPMREVHIDTVFLGSCTNGRMEDLRTAADIIQGHRVAEGTRFLVVPGSAKVRLQAEEEGLHKIFLDAGAEWRGAGCSMCLGMNPDTLAPGERSASTSNRNFEGRQGKGGRTHLVSPEVAAATAVRGTLSSPADLTLVEA; this is translated from the coding sequence ATGGGCAGGACCTTGTCGGAGAAGGTGTGGGACGAGCATGTCGTCCGGTCGACCGCGGGAGAGCCCGACCTCCTCTACATCGACCTTCACCTCATCCACGAGGTGACCAGCCCGCAGGCCTTCGACGGCCTGCGGCTGTCCAACCGGAAGGTGCGCCGTCCGGACCTCACCATCGCGACCGAGGACCACAACGTCCCGACCGTCGACTGGGACAAGCCGATCGCCGACCCGGTCAGCCGCACCCAGGTCGAGACGCTGCGCAGGAACGCCGAGGAGTTCGGCGTACGTCTCCACCCCCTCGGCGACGCCGAGCAGGGGATCGTCCACGTGGTAGGCCCGCAGCTGGGCCTGACCCAGCCGGGCATGACGATCGTGTGCGGTGACTCCCACACGAGCACGCACGGCGCGTTCGGCGCGATCGCGTTCGGCATCGGCACCTCCGAGGTCGAGCACGTGCTGGCGACCCAGACGCTGATGCAGGACAAGCCCAAGACCATGGCGGTCACCGTCAACGGCACCCTGCCCGAGGGTGTGAGCGCCAAGGACCTGATCCTCACCCTGATCTCCAAGACCGGCACCGGCGGTGGCCAGGGCTACATCGTGGAGTATCGCGGCGAGGCCATCCGCGAGCTCTCCATGGAGGCCCGGATGACGATCTGCAACATGTCGATCGAGTGGGGCGCCAAGGCCGGCATGATCGCCCCCGACGAGACCACCTTCGCCTACATCAAGGACAAGCCCGAGGCTCCGAAGGGCGCCGAGTGGGACCAGGCCGTCGCGCACTGGAAGTCCCTGGTCACCGACGAGGACGCGGTCTTCGACAAGGAGATCGTCCTCGACGCCGCCGAGGTCACCCCGTTCGTCACCTGGGGCACCAACCCGGGCCAGGGCGTCCCGCTGGGTGCTGCCGTCCCGAGCCCCGACGACTTCGAGGACGCCGACGAGAAGATCGCGGCCGAGAAGGCCCTGGCCTACATGGGCCTCGAGGCCGGCACTCCGATGCGCGAGGTGCACATCGACACCGTCTTCCTGGGCTCCTGCACCAACGGCCGCATGGAGGACCTGCGTACGGCCGCCGACATCATCCAGGGCCACCGCGTCGCCGAGGGCACGCGATTCCTGGTGGTGCCGGGCTCGGCCAAGGTGCGCCTCCAGGCCGAGGAGGAGGGTCTGCACAAGATCTTCCTCGACGCCGGCGCCGAGTGGCGCGGCGCGGGCTGCTCGATGTGCCTGGGCATGAACCCCGACACCCTCGCCCCCGGCGAGCGCAGCGCGTCGACCTCCAACCGCAACTTCGAGGGTCGCCAGGGCAAGGGCGGACGCACCCACCTGGTCTCGCCGGAGGTGGCCGCCGCCACCGCCGTACGCGGCACCCTCTCCTCGCCCGCCGACCTGACTCTCGTGGAGGCCTGA
- a CDS encoding IclR family transcriptional regulator, whose protein sequence is MDSSSGVGVLDKAALVLTALESGPATLAGLVAGTGLARPTAHRLAVALEHHRLVARDMQGRFVLGPRLAELSAAAGEDRLLATAGPVLARLRDITGESAQLWRRQGDFRVCVAAAERPSGLRDTIPVGSQLTMRAGSAAQILIAWEDPERLHRGLQNAAFSAAALSGIRRRGWAQSIGEREAGVASVSAPVRSPGGKVIAAVSVSGPLERLTRQPGKMHAPAVLAAADRLSESLRRAAAE, encoded by the coding sequence ATGGACAGTTCCAGCGGTGTGGGTGTGCTCGACAAGGCCGCCCTTGTGCTCACAGCTCTCGAATCCGGCCCGGCGACCCTGGCGGGTCTGGTGGCCGGGACGGGTCTCGCCCGTCCGACCGCGCACCGTCTGGCGGTCGCTCTGGAGCACCACCGTCTGGTCGCCCGCGACATGCAGGGCCGCTTCGTCCTCGGTCCGCGCCTGGCCGAGCTCTCCGCCGCTGCCGGCGAGGACCGGCTGCTGGCCACCGCCGGGCCCGTCCTGGCGCGTCTGCGCGACATCACCGGCGAGTCGGCGCAGCTGTGGCGGCGCCAGGGCGACTTCCGCGTCTGCGTCGCCGCCGCCGAGCGCCCCTCCGGTCTGCGCGACACGATTCCCGTCGGCTCGCAGCTGACGATGCGTGCCGGGTCGGCCGCTCAGATACTGATCGCATGGGAGGACCCCGAGCGCCTCCACCGCGGCCTGCAGAACGCCGCCTTCTCCGCGGCCGCCCTGTCCGGCATCCGCCGGCGCGGCTGGGCGCAGTCGATCGGCGAGCGCGAGGCCGGCGTCGCGTCCGTCTCCGCTCCGGTCCGCTCCCCCGGCGGCAAGGTCATCGCCGCCGTCTCCGTCTCCGGCCCCCTCGAGCGTCTCACCCGCCAGCCCGGCAAGATGCACGCTCCCGCGGTCCTGGCTGCTGCCGACCGGCTCTCGGAGTCGCTGCGGCGCGCGGCTGCGGAGTAA
- a CDS encoding methylated-DNA--[protein]-cysteine S-methyltransferase: protein MWTIIDSPVGELRLVAHDGAITAIDFMPALYAEGRPRGERSDSDPLLTECARQLGEYFAGDRTTFDLPLAPSGTAFQERVWEQLLKIEYGTTCSYGQIAGRLELTGHGARAVGLANGKNPIPIVIPCHRVVGANGSLTGYAGGLDRKTTLLGLESGALF from the coding sequence ATGTGGACCATCATCGACTCGCCCGTCGGCGAGCTCCGGCTGGTCGCGCACGACGGCGCGATCACCGCGATCGACTTCATGCCCGCGCTCTACGCCGAGGGCCGGCCGCGCGGGGAAAGGTCCGACTCGGACCCGCTGCTGACGGAGTGCGCCCGGCAGCTCGGCGAGTACTTCGCCGGTGACCGGACCACCTTCGACCTGCCGCTCGCGCCCTCCGGGACCGCGTTCCAGGAGAGGGTATGGGAGCAGCTGTTGAAGATCGAGTACGGCACGACCTGCTCCTACGGGCAGATCGCCGGCCGCCTCGAGCTGACCGGCCACGGCGCCCGCGCGGTCGGGCTCGCCAACGGCAAGAACCCGATCCCGATCGTGATCCCCTGTCACCGCGTCGTCGGCGCGAACGGCTCGCTGACCGGCTACGCCGGTGGGCTGGACCGCAAGACGACGCTGCTGGGACTGGAGAGCGGCGCCCTCTTCTGA
- a CDS encoding Ada metal-binding domain-containing protein, with translation MDGTTSVNGLDFESCYRAVRSRDRRFDGVFYTAVASTGIYCRPSCPARTPALTNVSFHRTAAAAQAAGYRACKRCRPDATPGSPEWDVAATLAGRAMRLIADGVVDREGVEGLARRVGYSPRHLTRLLTTELGAGPLALARARRAQTARTLVETTELGFADIAFAAGFSSVRQFNDTVREVYAASPTELRGRRGSRRRADGTIALRLAVRTPFAGRALHAFLRDHVVPGVEVAGVEDGRLWFARSLDLPNGPGTLRLELADIPEGETGFVHATFKLTDLRDTTAAVERARRLLDADCDPRAVGDVFSGDPVIGPLALALPGLRVPGTVDGGELALRTIVGQQVSVAGARTVLAGIVAEHGRPIATEIDGLTHLFPSAETLAAADPAGMPMPRSRGRAVTGLAAALASGELQLDRGTDRDVVHEQLLGLPGVGPWTADYVALRSLGHPDVFLPTDVGIRRALEVLGAHAADPAAWRPWRSYALLYLWTSLTALEEL, from the coding sequence ATGGATGGGACGACGAGCGTGAACGGACTCGACTTCGAGTCGTGCTACCGCGCCGTTCGGTCGCGCGACCGGCGCTTCGACGGGGTCTTCTACACGGCAGTGGCCTCGACCGGGATCTACTGCCGCCCCTCGTGCCCGGCGCGCACCCCGGCTCTGACCAATGTGTCGTTCCACCGGACCGCCGCGGCGGCCCAGGCGGCCGGCTACCGCGCGTGCAAGCGCTGCCGCCCCGACGCCACCCCGGGCAGCCCGGAGTGGGACGTGGCTGCGACGCTGGCCGGACGCGCGATGCGGCTGATCGCCGACGGAGTCGTCGACCGGGAGGGTGTCGAGGGGCTGGCCCGCCGGGTCGGCTACTCGCCGCGCCACCTGACCCGGCTGCTGACCACCGAGCTCGGCGCCGGCCCCTTGGCCTTGGCGCGGGCGCGGCGCGCGCAGACCGCACGGACGCTGGTCGAGACCACCGAGCTCGGTTTCGCGGACATCGCGTTCGCGGCGGGCTTCTCGAGCGTACGCCAGTTCAACGACACCGTCCGCGAGGTCTACGCGGCCTCGCCGACCGAGCTCCGCGGGCGCCGTGGCTCGCGGCGCCGGGCCGACGGGACGATCGCGCTGCGGCTCGCCGTCCGTACCCCGTTCGCCGGCCGTGCCCTGCACGCCTTCCTGCGCGACCACGTGGTGCCGGGCGTGGAGGTCGCAGGGGTCGAGGACGGACGGCTGTGGTTCGCCCGCAGCCTCGATCTGCCCAACGGACCGGGCACGCTGCGCCTCGAGCTCGCCGACATCCCCGAGGGTGAGACCGGCTTCGTCCACGCGACCTTCAAGCTCACCGACCTGCGGGACACCACCGCGGCGGTCGAGCGCGCCCGGAGGCTGCTCGACGCCGACTGCGACCCGCGCGCTGTCGGCGACGTCTTCTCCGGCGACCCGGTCATCGGTCCGCTGGCCCTGGCGCTGCCGGGGCTGCGGGTGCCCGGCACCGTCGACGGCGGCGAGCTGGCGCTGCGTACGATCGTGGGGCAGCAGGTCTCGGTCGCCGGCGCGCGTACGGTGCTGGCGGGGATCGTCGCCGAGCACGGCCGCCCGATCGCGACCGAGATCGACGGTCTCACCCATCTGTTCCCGTCCGCGGAGACCCTCGCCGCCGCCGACCCGGCCGGCATGCCCATGCCGCGCTCGCGCGGGCGGGCGGTCACCGGCCTGGCCGCGGCCCTCGCCTCCGGCGAGCTCCAGCTCGACCGCGGCACCGATCGCGACGTCGTGCACGAGCAGCTGCTCGGCCTGCCCGGCGTCGGCCCCTGGACCGCCGACTACGTCGCGCTGCGTTCCCTCGGCCACCCCGATGTCTTCCTGCCGACCGACGTCGGCATCCGACGAGCGCTGGAAGTGCTCGGCGCGCACGCGGCGGATCCCGCCGCGTGGCGGCCGTGGCGCTCGTACGCCCTGCTCTACCTGTGGACTTCACTGACTGCTCTGGAGGAACTCTGA
- a CDS encoding LCP family protein — translation MRSETRSGTRTVVLTVVITMLFLAVGTGIGTWAFYGHLNRNLGSGGDIHHLVEEPENQDEGPKQPLNILILGTDGRDCAGCSIDGEGGSGGSDSTILLHVAADRKSAYGVSIPRDALVDRPECTAPDGTTIPEASGVMWNQAYALGGPICTARQTELLTGIPVDHYLALDFAGFRGMVDAVGGVTICIPEEIDDEEHNIFLPAGTHNLRGKQALDYVRNRSSTPNADLGRMRRQQYFLTALATKVLSAGTLTRPRRLATFATELSKSITTDIGSVAGLAELAAQMRDVDPDSIEFETVPNQAYPEGDPNWGRLQILPKADDLWQRMLEDRPLHDPASAPASSPTSSPTSATTPANPEVSASPNEVPAESVTPEQQEKDAADNGLCAPA, via the coding sequence ATGAGGTCGGAGACGAGATCAGGCACGCGTACGGTCGTGCTCACCGTCGTGATCACCATGCTGTTCCTGGCGGTCGGCACCGGGATCGGCACCTGGGCGTTCTACGGCCATCTCAACCGCAACCTCGGCTCCGGCGGCGACATCCACCACCTCGTCGAGGAGCCGGAGAACCAGGACGAGGGCCCCAAGCAGCCGCTCAACATCCTGATCCTCGGCACCGACGGACGTGACTGTGCGGGTTGCTCGATCGACGGTGAGGGCGGCTCGGGCGGCTCCGACAGCACGATCCTGCTCCACGTCGCCGCCGACCGGAAGTCGGCCTACGGGGTCTCGATCCCCCGCGACGCGCTCGTCGACCGGCCCGAGTGCACCGCCCCCGACGGCACCACGATCCCCGAGGCCAGCGGCGTGATGTGGAACCAGGCCTACGCCCTCGGCGGCCCGATCTGCACCGCTCGCCAGACCGAGCTGCTCACCGGCATCCCGGTCGACCACTACCTCGCTCTCGACTTCGCCGGGTTCCGCGGCATGGTCGACGCCGTCGGCGGCGTCACGATCTGCATCCCCGAGGAGATCGACGACGAGGAGCACAACATCTTCCTCCCCGCCGGGACCCACAACCTGCGCGGGAAGCAGGCGCTCGACTACGTACGCAACCGCTCCTCCACCCCCAACGCCGACCTCGGCAGGATGCGGCGTCAGCAGTACTTCCTCACCGCTCTCGCCACCAAGGTCCTCTCCGCCGGCACCCTGACCCGCCCACGCCGGCTGGCCACGTTCGCCACCGAGCTGTCGAAGTCGATCACCACCGACATCGGCTCCGTCGCCGGGCTGGCCGAGCTGGCCGCCCAGATGCGCGACGTCGACCCGGACAGCATCGAGTTCGAGACGGTGCCCAACCAGGCCTATCCCGAGGGCGATCCCAACTGGGGCCGGCTCCAGATCCTCCCGAAGGCCGACGACCTGTGGCAGCGGATGCTCGAGGACCGTCCCCTGCACGACCCGGCGAGCGCCCCGGCGAGCTCACCGACCAGCTCTCCGACGAGCGCCACCACACCCGCGAACCCCGAGGTCAGCGCCTCCCCCAACGAGGTCCCGGCCGAGTCCGTGACCCCCGAGCAGCAGGAGAAGGACGCCGCCGACAACGGCCTGTGCGCACCCGCGTGA
- the hutH gene encoding histidine ammonia-lyase, with amino-acid sequence MTNTTVPVGVGALTFDQVVAVARHDAPITLTDESLKAMATSRALIEDLAHDTRPHYGISTGFGALANTSIPPEHRAQLQASLVRSHAASSGAEIEKEVVRGLMLLRLSTLATGRTGVRPEVAQTYAALLNAQITPVIGEYGSLGCSGDLAPLAHCALAAMGEGDVRNADGELVPAADALAAAGITPVALREKEGLALINGTDGMLAMLVLALADLDDLVATADIAGALSIEGLQGTDSVFAEDLQALRPHAGQATSAANIRAVLADSGIVADHRGTGFTRVQDAYSLRCAPQVHGAVRDTMAHAARVAETELASAVDNPVVTLDGRVESNGNFHGAPIGYVLDFLAIATADLASISERRTDRFLDKARNHGLPPFLAHDPGVDSGHMIAQYTQAGIVSDLKRLAVPASVDSIPTSAMQEDHVSMGWNAARKLRRAISGARQVVAIEILTAARAIDMRAPERPGAVGAALVEQIRTLVPAPGPDRFLAPDIKAVVDLVATGALLDKARTLAEIR; translated from the coding sequence ATGACCAACACCACGGTTCCCGTCGGGGTCGGCGCCCTCACCTTCGACCAGGTAGTCGCCGTCGCCCGTCATGACGCCCCCATCACCCTCACCGACGAGTCCCTGAAGGCGATGGCCACGAGCCGCGCGCTCATCGAGGACCTCGCCCACGACACCCGGCCCCACTACGGCATCTCGACCGGCTTCGGCGCGCTGGCCAACACCTCGATCCCGCCCGAGCACCGCGCCCAGCTGCAGGCCTCGCTGGTCCGCTCGCACGCGGCCTCCTCGGGCGCCGAGATCGAGAAGGAGGTCGTACGCGGCCTCATGCTGCTCCGCCTCTCGACCCTCGCCACGGGGCGGACCGGAGTGCGCCCCGAGGTCGCCCAGACCTACGCCGCGCTCCTGAACGCCCAGATCACCCCGGTCATCGGCGAGTACGGCTCGCTGGGCTGCTCCGGCGACCTGGCCCCGCTCGCCCACTGCGCGCTCGCGGCGATGGGCGAGGGCGACGTACGCAACGCCGACGGCGAGCTGGTGCCCGCGGCCGACGCGCTCGCGGCCGCCGGGATCACCCCGGTCGCGCTGCGCGAGAAGGAGGGGCTGGCGCTGATCAACGGCACCGACGGGATGCTGGCGATGCTCGTCCTGGCGCTCGCCGACCTCGATGACCTGGTGGCCACCGCGGACATCGCCGGAGCGCTCAGCATCGAGGGGCTCCAGGGCACCGACAGCGTCTTCGCCGAGGACCTCCAGGCGCTGCGTCCGCACGCCGGCCAGGCGACCTCGGCCGCCAACATCCGCGCCGTCCTCGCGGACAGCGGCATCGTCGCCGACCACCGCGGGACCGGGTTCACCCGGGTGCAGGACGCCTACTCGCTGCGCTGTGCGCCCCAGGTCCACGGCGCGGTGCGCGACACCATGGCCCACGCCGCCCGGGTGGCGGAGACCGAGCTCGCCAGCGCGGTCGACAATCCGGTCGTCACGCTCGACGGCCGGGTCGAGTCCAACGGCAACTTCCACGGCGCACCGATCGGCTACGTACTCGACTTCCTGGCCATCGCCACCGCCGACCTCGCCTCGATCTCCGAGCGCCGCACCGACCGGTTCCTCGACAAGGCCCGCAACCACGGGCTGCCGCCGTTCCTCGCCCACGACCCCGGGGTCGACTCGGGGCACATGATCGCGCAGTACACCCAGGCCGGGATCGTCTCCGACCTCAAGCGCCTGGCCGTCCCGGCGAGCGTCGACTCCATCCCCACCTCCGCGATGCAGGAGGACCACGTCTCGATGGGCTGGAACGCCGCCCGCAAGCTCCGTCGCGCCATCTCCGGCGCACGTCAGGTCGTCGCGATCGAGATCCTCACCGCCGCGCGCGCGATCGACATGCGCGCCCCGGAGCGCCCCGGCGCCGTCGGTGCCGCACTGGTCGAGCAGATCCGCACGCTGGTCCCGGCCCCCGGGCCCGACCGCTTCCTGGCCCCCGACATCAAGGCCGTCGTGGACCTCGTCGCCACCGGTGCGCTGCTCGACAAGGCGCGCACCCTCGCCGAGATCCGCTGA
- the hutU gene encoding urocanate hydratase — protein sequence MSEPRTVRAARGPEITAKNWQTEAAKRMLMNNLDPEVAERPDDLVVYGGTGRAARSWEAYDAIVRTLDDLEADETLLVQSGKPVGVFRTHEWAPRVLIANSNLVGDWATWPEFRRLESLGLTMYGQMTAGSWIYIGTQGILQGTYECFAAIARKRFGGTLAGTLTLTGGAGGMGGAQPLAVTLNEGVVIVVDVDESRLRRRVDHGYMDTVASSLDDALAQAEEAKKSRTPRSIGLVGNCAAVFPEVLARGVEVDIVTDQTSAHDPLSYLPLEYTVEEWAARAQEDPDDFTEKAQASMAKHVEAMVGFMDRGAEVFDYGNSLREGARLGGFANAFAFPGFVPAYIRPLFEEGLGPFRWAALSGDPEDIAKTDRAIVDLFPENEGLKRWITQAGEKVHFEGLPARICWLGYKERHLAGLKFNEMVVSGELSAPVVIGRDHLDSGSVASPYRETEAMKDGSDAIADWPLLNALLNTASGASWVSIHHGGGVGIGRSIHAGQVCVADGTPLAAEKIERVLTNDPGTGVMRHVDAGYEHARDVARERGLNIPMLDA from the coding sequence ATGAGCGAACCACGCACTGTCCGCGCAGCCCGCGGCCCCGAGATCACCGCCAAGAACTGGCAGACCGAGGCCGCCAAGCGCATGCTGATGAACAACCTCGACCCGGAGGTGGCCGAGCGCCCCGACGACCTGGTCGTCTACGGCGGCACCGGCCGCGCCGCGCGGTCGTGGGAGGCCTACGACGCCATCGTCCGCACCCTCGACGATCTCGAGGCCGACGAGACCCTGCTGGTGCAGTCCGGCAAGCCGGTCGGCGTCTTCCGCACCCACGAGTGGGCGCCGCGCGTCCTGATCGCCAACTCCAACCTCGTCGGCGACTGGGCCACCTGGCCGGAGTTCCGGCGGCTGGAGTCGCTCGGCCTGACCATGTACGGCCAGATGACCGCCGGCTCGTGGATCTACATCGGCACCCAGGGCATCCTCCAGGGCACCTACGAGTGCTTCGCCGCCATCGCGCGCAAGAGGTTCGGCGGCACCCTGGCCGGCACGCTCACCCTGACCGGCGGCGCCGGCGGCATGGGTGGCGCCCAGCCGCTCGCGGTCACGCTCAACGAAGGCGTCGTGATCGTCGTCGACGTCGACGAATCGCGTCTCCGGCGCCGGGTCGACCACGGTTACATGGACACCGTCGCGTCGTCGCTCGATGACGCACTCGCCCAGGCCGAGGAGGCCAAGAAGTCGCGTACGCCGCGCTCCATCGGCCTCGTCGGCAACTGCGCCGCGGTCTTCCCGGAGGTCCTGGCGCGTGGGGTCGAGGTCGACATCGTCACCGACCAGACATCGGCGCACGACCCGCTCTCCTACCTCCCGCTGGAATACACCGTCGAGGAGTGGGCCGCGCGGGCCCAGGAGGACCCCGACGACTTCACCGAGAAGGCGCAGGCCTCGATGGCCAAGCACGTCGAGGCGATGGTCGGCTTCATGGACCGCGGCGCCGAGGTGTTCGACTACGGCAACTCGCTGCGCGAGGGCGCCCGCCTGGGCGGGTTCGCGAACGCGTTCGCCTTCCCCGGCTTCGTCCCCGCCTACATCCGGCCGCTCTTCGAAGAGGGTCTCGGCCCCTTCCGCTGGGCGGCGCTCTCGGGTGACCCCGAGGACATCGCCAAGACCGACCGGGCGATCGTCGACCTCTTCCCCGAGAACGAGGGCCTCAAGCGCTGGATCACCCAGGCGGGCGAGAAGGTGCACTTCGAGGGCCTGCCGGCGCGGATCTGCTGGCTGGGCTACAAGGAGCGCCACCTCGCCGGGCTGAAGTTCAACGAGATGGTCGTCTCCGGGGAGCTCTCAGCGCCGGTCGTCATCGGCCGCGACCACCTCGACTCCGGCTCGGTGGCCTCGCCCTACCGCGAGACCGAGGCGATGAAGGACGGGTCCGACGCGATCGCCGACTGGCCGCTGCTCAACGCTCTCCTCAACACCGCCTCCGGCGCCTCGTGGGTCTCCATCCACCACGGCGGCGGCGTCGGCATCGGTCGCTCCATCCACGCCGGCCAGGTCTGTGTCGCCGACGGCACTCCCCTGGCCGCGGAGAAGATCGAACGGGTCCTGACCAACGACCCCGGCACGGGCGTCATGCGTCACGTGGACGCCGGCTACGAGCACGCCCGCGACGTCGCCCGCGAGCGCGGCCTCAACATCCCGATGCTGGACGCCTGA
- a CDS encoding allantoate amidohydrolase, with amino-acid sequence MDVVELLGEIAEIGRDPVRGGYSRHVYEPAELELREWFRRTSAGLGLEIETDRNGNIWAHWGPKETGTVAIGSHLDSVPGGGAYDGPLGVASSLAAVAALMDEGFVPARPVTVAAFGEEEGSRFGIACLGSKLMTGAIPGTTVAALTDGTGVTYAEACRADGIDPAGLGRDEERLASLAAFVELHVEQGIGLADLDTSVAVASSILAHGRWKLVFSGEGNHAGATRMRDRRDPVAAMAAAVLAAQRIASAHDGADAARATIGRLTPIPGGTNVIASRVDAWLDVRGDTDPQTRALLDEILEASHAVAKEHGCSLEVTEESYVSTVHFDPDLRQRLVGALGGVPVLATGAGHDAGILASDVPTAMLFTRNPTGVSHSPYETATDDDCRAGARALTEVVRLLASEPR; translated from the coding sequence TTGGACGTCGTCGAACTGCTGGGCGAGATCGCCGAGATCGGCCGCGACCCGGTGCGTGGTGGCTACTCCCGGCACGTCTACGAACCGGCAGAGCTGGAGCTGCGCGAGTGGTTCCGGCGTACGTCGGCAGGGCTCGGCCTCGAGATCGAGACCGACCGCAACGGCAACATCTGGGCCCACTGGGGCCCGAAGGAAACGGGGACGGTCGCGATCGGGTCGCATCTCGACTCGGTGCCGGGCGGGGGCGCCTACGACGGCCCGCTCGGCGTCGCGTCCTCGCTGGCCGCGGTCGCGGCGCTCATGGACGAGGGCTTCGTCCCGGCCCGGCCGGTGACGGTCGCGGCGTTCGGCGAGGAGGAGGGCTCCCGGTTCGGCATCGCCTGCCTGGGATCGAAGCTGATGACCGGTGCCATCCCCGGCACCACGGTGGCGGCGCTCACCGACGGCACCGGTGTGACGTACGCCGAGGCCTGCCGGGCGGACGGGATCGACCCGGCCGGGCTCGGCCGCGACGAGGAGCGGCTGGCGAGCCTGGCGGCCTTCGTCGAGCTCCACGTGGAGCAGGGCATCGGGCTCGCCGACCTCGATACGTCGGTCGCGGTGGCCTCGAGCATCCTGGCCCACGGCCGCTGGAAGCTGGTCTTCTCCGGGGAGGGCAACCACGCCGGCGCGACCCGGATGCGCGACCGGCGCGACCCGGTGGCCGCGATGGCGGCCGCGGTGCTCGCCGCCCAGCGGATCGCGTCGGCCCACGACGGGGCCGACGCGGCGCGGGCCACGATCGGGCGTCTCACCCCGATCCCGGGCGGCACCAACGTGATCGCGTCCCGGGTGGATGCCTGGCTCGACGTACGCGGCGACACCGACCCGCAGACCCGAGCCCTCCTCGACGAGATCCTGGAGGCCTCCCACGCGGTCGCGAAGGAGCACGGCTGCAGCCTGGAGGTGACCGAGGAGTCCTACGTCTCCACCGTCCACTTCGACCCTGACCTGCGACAACGGCTCGTCGGAGCACTCGGCGGGGTGCCGGTGCTCGCGACAGGCGCCGGCCACGACGCCGGCATCCTGGCCTCCGACGTCCCGACCGCGATGCTCTTCACCCGCAACCCCACCGGCGTCTCCCACTCGCCCTACGAGACCGCCACCGACGACGACTGCCGGGCCGGGGCGCGAGCCCTGACCGAGGTCGTCCGGCTGCTGGCGAGCGAGCCCCGATGA